The Paenibacillus sp. MBLB1832 genome has a window encoding:
- a CDS encoding extracellular solute-binding protein translates to MPNKWKKTGVMGLAVMMMAGVFAGCGTSDTDKTDTAKSKEGMASPTASANSAATQMPIVKDKLTLDFFIKDHATKPITGNEPPFVELEKRTNIHFNFIKTADGFEDKFKITLASGKLPDIMQSTSINDAKRYGMEGAFLPLDDLLKKFGPNILKVMKDRGIEKDVRAADGKIYGIPLINPEGIAHSYMVRQDWLDKLNLKAPNTLDEYYNMLKAFRDNQLAGKDTIPLSIFASGAGGIYAIHNIMEAYNSNYEFMVKDNKYVYGPAEPGAKDAYAYVNKLYAEKLLDPEFGLLSKKQWEGKVSTGNVGSIIYDSARTDFFTDVLKKDKPGAKMVAVAPLQGPDGKRHIMQPNLFGNLVVLGKDTKNAEAAVKFFNYMFSDEGSMLLSFGLENDSYVMKDGKPQYTDKMYEADGLFKYGIGRVLPFNPNPAMPEQQRKGTLTADAIKLQAPYWVKSNPTLNFIDEENDIIKSKSTGVNDVRDKYFLRFVMGEEPFTNWDKYVNDLKKAGLDDLLKVYNDAYQRYLKN, encoded by the coding sequence ATGCCCAACAAATGGAAGAAGACAGGGGTAATGGGACTGGCAGTCATGATGATGGCTGGCGTGTTCGCAGGCTGCGGCACATCGGATACAGATAAGACCGATACCGCCAAGAGCAAGGAGGGCATGGCATCACCTACTGCTTCGGCAAATTCAGCCGCTACGCAGATGCCGATTGTGAAAGATAAGCTGACGCTCGATTTCTTCATTAAAGACCATGCCACCAAGCCGATCACCGGCAATGAACCGCCGTTCGTCGAGCTGGAGAAACGAACGAACATCCATTTCAACTTCATTAAGACGGCAGATGGCTTCGAAGACAAGTTCAAGATCACGCTCGCTTCCGGCAAGCTGCCCGACATCATGCAATCCACAAGCATCAACGATGCGAAACGGTATGGCATGGAAGGCGCCTTTCTGCCCCTTGACGATCTGTTGAAGAAATTCGGACCCAACATTCTAAAAGTGATGAAGGATCGGGGCATTGAGAAGGACGTAAGGGCTGCCGACGGCAAAATATACGGTATTCCGTTAATCAACCCTGAAGGAATTGCTCACTCATACATGGTCCGTCAGGATTGGCTCGACAAGCTCAATCTGAAAGCGCCGAACACGCTGGATGAATATTACAACATGCTGAAGGCATTCCGCGACAACCAGCTGGCGGGCAAGGATACGATTCCGCTAAGTATCTTCGCAAGCGGGGCAGGCGGCATCTATGCGATTCACAACATCATGGAAGCGTACAATTCCAACTATGAATTCATGGTCAAGGACAACAAGTACGTATACGGTCCTGCGGAACCGGGTGCAAAGGATGCCTATGCATATGTGAACAAACTGTATGCGGAGAAGCTGCTTGATCCTGAATTCGGACTCTTGTCCAAGAAGCAATGGGAAGGGAAAGTGTCGACAGGCAATGTCGGTTCGATCATCTACGACTCCGCGAGAACGGACTTCTTCACGGACGTGCTGAAGAAGGATAAACCGGGGGCTAAGATGGTAGCTGTCGCCCCGCTCCAAGGCCCAGACGGCAAGCGCCACATTATGCAGCCGAATCTGTTCGGCAATCTCGTTGTGCTGGGCAAGGATACGAAGAATGCCGAAGCGGCAGTCAAATTTTTTAACTACATGTTCAGCGATGAAGGCAGCATGCTGCTGTCATTCGGACTTGAGAACGATTCCTATGTGATGAAGGACGGTAAGCCTCAGTACACGGATAAAATGTATGAGGCCGACGGATTGTTTAAATACGGGATCGGCCGCGTATTACCGTTTAACCCAAATCCGGCAATGCCGGAGCAGCAACGCAAGGGTACGCTCACAGCAGATGCGATCAAGCTTCAGGCGCCATACTGGGTGAAGAGTAACCCGACCTTGAACTTCATTGACGAAGAGAACGACATCATCAAGAGCAAGTCGACAGGCGTAAACGACGTGCGGGACAAATACTTCCTCCGCTTCGTCATGGGCGAAGAGCCGTTCACAAACTGGGATAAATATGTGAACGATCTGAAGAAAGCAGGGCTTGATGATCTGCTCAAGGTATACAACGATGCGTACCAGCGTTATCTGAAAAACTAG